DNA sequence from the Oscillospiraceae bacterium genome:
TCGTGCTGAACAGGCGAAGATTTTAAAATCCCTCGGCAAGCCCGAAAACTGGCTCGATCCGATCTATTCCTGCCCGGTCTGCAAGGATACCGGCATCACCGACGGAAAACGCTGCGATTGCGTGCAAAAGCTCATCACCGAGCTCAACACCCGCTCCCTGAACGAACGTTCCCCGATGAAGTTACATACGTTCGAGGAATTCGACCTCACTTTTTACGACGATAAAAACGACCCGAAGCTCGGAGAATCGCCGCGCGCCAGAATGACGCAAATCTATAACAAGTTGCGCGGTTATGCATCCAATTTTTCTCCGGCGTCCAAGAGCCTGCTGCTCTGGGGTCAGCCGGGACTCGGCAAAACCCACCTTGCGCTTTCGGTGGCTTCGGTCGTGCTTGCACGCGGGTTCTCGGTGGTCTACATTCCGGCCAACGACCTGTTTGCCCAACTCGACCGCGAACGGTTTTCCAATAATGAAGACACCGACGCCTTAAAAACGGTATTAAACTGCGATCTGTTGATTTTAGATGATCTGGGCACCGAATACCTCAACGCTTTTATCCAATCGCAGTTGTATACGATTATCAATGACCGTCTTCTCGCCCGCAAACCCACGATCATCAGCACCAACCTCGAACCCGGCGAACTCGATGAGCACTATCCCCGGCGGCTGGTCTCGCGCATTATGGGCGAATATGCCGATTTTCTGCTTACCGGAAAAGATGTCCGCATCATTAAAAAATATAAATAAAATCTTTCAAATGTGAAAGGATGGTTCTACTCATGAATCTCAACAAACAAGAAATCTCCGCACTGCGGGAACTCGCCAAAAAGACGCACGAGGCCGCCTGCGACCCGGTCAACGCCGAACGCGAAAAGGGCTGGCGGGCGCTGAACGGACTGAAACCGATCCGCCCGATGGTCATCATCGATCAGCTGCCCTGGAACGAATTCCCCCAGGAGGAACTGACCGGCGTCGTGACCTCCGACCCCTATTGGCAGCGGGCCGAAAAGATGATGCGCCGGATGCTGTTCCGCTTTAAATATCTCCCTGCCGACGCGGTTATAAAAGACAATTTCACGGTCACCAAAGAAGTCGGCGGCATTCATGATTTCGGCCTCAGGGTTGACGAAGATACCGCCAGCGTTGAAGAGAGCAGCGAAGTCAAGGGGCATTATTATCACGACCAGCTCGAGACCGACGAGATCGTTGACGCCCTCACACCCAAGCCCATCGTTTACAACGAAGAATCGACCATGAAACATCTGGCCGAGGCGCACGAACTGTTCGACGGTATCCTGCCGGTTATATTAAACGGCGTCAATCCGCCTAACGACATCTGGGATCACCTCTCGATGTACCGCGGTGTCGAAAATCCGCTGTACGATATGATGGAGCGCCCCGAATTTGTCCATAAAATCATGCGTAAATTCACCGACCTGTATGTCGGCAATTTGCTTGAACTCGAAAAACGCGGACTGCTCGGATACAATCAGGAATACATCCACTGCACCGGCGCATTTACCGACGAGCTGCCCAAGCCCGGCTTTGATCCCAATCATGTGCGCGCCAGCGACACCTGGGCTTACGGGCTTGCACAGATGCTCTCTACCGTTTCTCCGGCCATGTTCGAGGAATTTGAAGTCGAGTACTGCAAAGAGTGGGCTCAGCATCTCGGTCTGGTCTATTACGGCTGCTGTGACCCGCTCGACCGCAAAATGGATCAGGTCCGCAAAATCCCGAATGTCCGCAAGGTCAGCATGAGCCCATGGACGACGCCGGAAATCGGTGCAGCCGCCATCGCCGGCGACTATGTCTTCTCGTCAAAGCCTAATCCTGCGCATCTTGCCGCCCCGACTTTTGACGGAGATATGGTACGCGCCTATCTGACGAACATCAAAAAAGCTGCCGAGAGCAATAATTGTCCGGTCGAATTCATCCTCAAAGACGTCAGCACCATAAAACACGACTTCAACCGTCTGGTCGAATGGGAGAAAATCGCAATGGAAGTCGCTAAGGCATAATGATGTACCCGCTGAATCATCTCATGATTCAGCGGGTATTTGTGTTTTAAATTCAATCATACAAAAGATCCCTTAAATTTTATAAAAGGATGGCTGTAATTATGATGAAGCTCAACTACAAGCGTACGATTCTGATCGGTCTGGCCTTTATGTCCATCTGTGCGTTTTGGCAGATGTATGACAACGTCATCCCTCTGATTCTGAAAAACACGTTTGGAATCGGCGACGGTGCCGCCGGCATCATTATGGCCGCCGACAACGTGTTAGCGCTGTTTCTGCTGCCGTTGTTCGGGGCATTTTCCGACCGTGTAAACACGAAAATCGGACGCAGAATGCCGTTTATCCTGATCGGAACAGGGCTTGCGGTCATTTTGATGAACTTCCTGCCCTTCTTTGACAACGCCTATTTTTCCACCCCGACCGAACTGCTTAAGATTTTCTTCATCGTCGGACTCGGTCTGCTGCTGGTCTCGATGGGTGTTTACCGCTCCCCTGCGGTCGCCTTGATGCCTGATCTGACGATCAAACCGCTGCGCAGCAAAGGAAACGCCGTCATCAACCTGATGGGTGCGGTCGGCGGTGTTATCTACTTAATCCTGACCACCTTCTTATATTCCAAAAAGCGCACCGAGGGACTTGCACACGTCAATTATCAGCCGTTATTCATCATTGTCTCCGCCATCATGGTTGTCTCGGTAGTGATTTTATTTCTCACCATTCGGGAACCGAAACTCTATGCTGAGACCAAAGTGTATGAGGATGCTCA
Encoded proteins:
- a CDS encoding ATP-binding protein; amino-acid sequence: MNEDILRKAADELAAVRERNLREQQRRFEECRRLNPRIFDISTENSELVAAIVRVVLSGNTDHLPKLKDRSQALRAEQAKILKSLGKPENWLDPIYSCPVCKDTGITDGKRCDCVQKLITELNTRSLNERSPMKLHTFEEFDLTFYDDKNDPKLGESPRARMTQIYNKLRGYASNFSPASKSLLLWGQPGLGKTHLALSVASVVLARGFSVVYIPANDLFAQLDRERFSNNEDTDALKTVLNCDLLILDDLGTEYLNAFIQSQLYTIINDRLLARKPTIISTNLEPGELDEHYPRRLVSRIMGEYADFLLTGKDVRIIKKYK